Part of the Lotus japonicus ecotype B-129 chromosome 6, LjGifu_v1.2 genome, CTGTGAAACACAAAGGTGGTTATGAACTATTCACATTATTCTACAAGTCCaatcaattatatatatatatatatatatatataaatcaaaCTCTCACTCATAACAAGAATAAAGCTTGCACCACAAGAGAAAACCCGTACAATCAGTATGACCTAAAATTGCTGAAATTAAAAGTTTCAAGGTCCTGACCCAAAACTAGAACTGAACTGACCAAGATTTATGGTCTTAAATATATACCATGATTTTGTTTCTCAGAAAGGGTAATAATACTACTTCCCGTGATttatatcatatcctgtgtGATCCATTCCTCTACTCCCCACTTTCCCCGGTTCACTTGTCCCTCTAATTATATATTAGCTTCATTTGCAGCACATTAAACATCAAAGAATGTCAGATTGGGCATGATGTGAAAATGGGAGATATTAGACTCTGCCTTTAATGCTCAAGATTTGAAACATGTTTTGGCTTCTAACTTCATATAAATTTGCGTTTAGCAAAAGATATAACAAATAGGAGAATATCTAGCATAAGGTAAGACAAGGATCAGCTGCATTTATATCTCAGGTAAAAGAATTCCTGAAACAAATGAAAAGCAGTAGTTTAAGCCTAGATTTTAAAGAAGATTTAGTTTAGTAGTAGTAACTACATTTTTTTATGGTACACACTACACTAAAtcactgagccttaagtttTTTATGGTACACACTACACTAAATCACTCACACACAACAAACTTACTTTAGTTGGCTGTTTGAGCAGACCATTTCTCATTCTCTGATACAGATCTTGACACTCTTCCTGCAGATAATGCTAAATGTTATAATCATGAATGGCTCTGAAACTGAATCCTGAAAGGTGGGCATAATTTCCTTAAAAGAAAAGGGATATACAGATCACATATTTGAGATAATGATAACCTAAGAAACCCATCTATATGCTCTTAGGCTGGAAATAATACAGTATAATCAACAATCAACAACTTGAAGAAAAAATGATTTAGAGTATGTGAATATCCAATTTTACTCAGTAACTTCTCTTAATTTGCTCTTATGTCTCtagaaatgaacaaaattacAGCAGAAAATAATGTTGAAAGTTTCAACAGCATTAATACCTCAGTAAAATCATCATCTGAAATTTTGCAGATAGGTACATCTTTTGGCACGTGAGAAAGCTGGAGAAGAATTTCCTTGTTGTTTTCATCATTCTGTGAAGATCTGTTTATTCCTGTGGTGGATGCAAATGCTTAATGTCAGTGTATGCATATTAGAAAAGTATGGTACTCAGAAAAAGAACATCACTCATGATGACCTTCTAGAGCAATGCACTATGCCATTATAGAGCACTCTACTGAAAGCTTCCATTTTATAGATTATTTTCCTTTCTCAGATATGTGCTTTGGGTACAATGCATGACTTGATTTTATGTAATATTCTTTTTCTACCAACTAAAGCAACTGACTTTCAAAAATTACACACAATATCCACTaattcttttaaaaataaattgtacAAAAATGTGATGCAGAAGATAAAGTTTACATGTGCTGATCTCTTAACAATGCATAAGAATACATAACGTTCTTTGCAATATCTTTTATAATTACATTTTTTGTTTCAATAGCTATTGTtctttaaattttcatttttcttcctttaactTGCATATCTTACTAAAGGCAGCAGCAGACATCTGGAGTTCTTCATTCCTTCAATACTTGTCAGGAACTCTTGACAGCATTTTAGAAATAAGGTCATCAGCATAAGTATGACACTATCATTATAGTTCTCGTACTCAAAAACCTTTTGCAGCAAGCAAAGTTAACTACTATACTtccataaataaaaaaattgtattatgaTTATTAACTTCTCTAGCCGTCACAAAGTTTACCTTTTACTTGTACGAGCAGATGTGAGTTCTTCTGTAAGTTGTTATTCGGGTCAGACTTTATTCTTACAAAACTTCCACACACTTTGCTGTCAAAATTTTCCGGTTGCTTCAAAAGCTCCTCCAATAAGCTCCGCTTTAAGTAGACAAGCTTGAGGTTTGAACTAACTATGGCAGCAAGGCAGTTCTGAGTCTTTTCAGAAACTTCAAAGTCACTCCCATCTTCAGATTCTCCACTATCACCTTCCACTTCAGCTATTTCATCTAGATCCAAATCACTCTTGTTTTTGCTATTCTTCAAGAAGTTACGGGCAGACTGTACGTGTTGAGAATTCAgcccttctttttttttaataatttcatAATATTCTGAGAATAAGCATTCATATGTCTCTCGATCTTTGAAATCTACATTTTCctgttaataaaaaaaaaagcatgtgAAAATACAGAGATATAAAGAAAATTGATTATAAGACCAGGATATAAATGCAAATTTGGTTCTTGTAAATGTTTTTCGAAAACAATTATCAcctttaagtaaaaaaaaaaagagggaaGAACCAGTTTGAGAATGTGTTTCAGGTTTGTTTTTCAATCATTAATAGAACAACTTTAGTATTTTAAACGCATCAAAACAAAAACACTTTCAACATATTTCCAAAACAGGGAAAAAACACAGAACACATGCCTCTTTGTTATTATTATTGCTCAAGCATAACAATCCTGCATTTTTTAATAGGCAACTCCTCCCACTTAGATTGGTAATTTATGTCAAAACATTAGAGTTTGCCAATATACATAAAtagcaaacaaacaaaaatttgTTACTAAGTTTGTTATGAAATTTAGGAATCCAACtactattaaaaattatattttttttctcttgttgCATATAACTAATGATTGTAAACAATCATACCCCATCAGAATCAACACCAGCATTTTCTTCAATTAGAAAGGCAAGTTTTGAGCAGTGTCTGCAAAATCCTTTCCTCCCTTTGACAACAGCAAATTCACCCAAATTGGTGCAGTTCCTACAAACAGCATTTGGGCAGCATAAACACCAAAACTTAGATGTTTTACCACAACGGTGGCAAAAATGTGAACCtgcaaaaaataatttattcgaAAACAATTCAGTATCAAAAGAATTAGAAGACATTCTGCTGAAATCTCTAAAACATGAactgacaaaaaaaaacagacAAAACTGATTCAATCATGACAAACAACAAATGCATTAAATTTCCTACAAGGTTGCCAATTCCAGTGCAGAGTTCAAATTGCCagcaaaacaaaaatatatcatATAATACATGAAACCTCTATTAAAGACTGATAAAATACTAACTTTTCAGGCAGTTTTTAGATAAAATGAATATGCAGTTTCAGATAATAGAGCATTCAATAGAAAAACTGGGGCATCTTACCATAATTCCAGAAATATATAAGATGGGCAATCACTGGTCACTATGGTATCAATTTTAGAAATATGTACCATGCCCAAAAAGGAAAAGATATTTGAATGCCATGTAATAATGGTAGAGTGATACTGTGATAGGTTAAAGTAGCTTACGGCAAGTCCAATGACTGTTATCCTCCAAAAAAGAATCATCTTTTCCCACGCAATCAGGATGATAAGCTTTAAGGCAACCCCTATAAGCAACATGAGTTAATTAACTATCAAAAAGAAAGTACTTACAGGACAAATTATATCTATGTAATATGATCCAAATCCAGATCCATCACAATTTCACAATCATACTAGTGATAGTAAACGATCACCAAGAATTACTTAAACAAATTTTCAGCAATTTCAATGTAAACCACAACTCGATCaacaaaaagataaaataaaaaaaatccaaagtACCAGCAACTTATTTGTTAAAGCTACCTCATAATTATTCATATTTTGCAAGGCCAAGTACATACTATAAGATGAGAAGTGTTATTTAACACTTGAAAATCATAGCACAAATGAGCTGAACAGTTATTTTGCTGGTTTGACCAAAATCAAGGACATTGACTGAATGAGAAAAACCGCAACATGATTAAAATCAAGCGGTGAAGTAGCACAAAATGACTGCAATCTGCAACCATTTATTGAAGTAGCAAACAAGCAGAGGACAAAATTTATGCACCTACCTAAACTTTGCAAAAGAATATATTCTAAAAGACACAATTTTATATAGTAAATAAAAATGGCAGAGCTTATATATTCAATTTCttaataaaaatgatattaagtTATTTTTTCAATACAAACTAATTTGTGACTAAGGAAGAAAGAAACTCAATTTAGCACATCAAAACCGTGTCAACCGTGTCCGGGGAAAAAAAAATAGCTCCTTCTAACCTTCAAGATATTCTTTTTCAAAACCAAATGAACAGTTTGATCAGAAATTACCATTGCTAACACTGGGGAACCTTTTCAATCGGAACCACGCACATACtcaactaaaaaaattaataaccatttaataaaataaaattaacatgCATTCATGTTTCTGAAATTACCTATAATCGCACACCCTCAACTTGCCTCCATCCATGCACTCAAAACACCAATCCTCAGCAatctcttccttcttcatttTGTTCTTCTTTCTGACCATCTTGTTTcagaaaataaacaaacaaaatgAAGCCTCAACCTAACTCTGCAAAATGAAGTAGGAGAAAACCAAAATCAGAGAAAGTAAGATGGGGAAATTCACCATATAGAACCAATACACAAAAAATGAAGAGATCGGACAACAATGCAGCAGAGCAAGAAGGGGAAATTCACCAGATAGAACCAGATACACAAAactgaagagatcagacaacaatGCAGCAGAGCAAAACcttaaaaataagtaaaactAATAAAACTGCTAGAGAGAGCACAAGAATTTCAAAGGATGAAGTTGGATTGAGGTGAGTGATGAATGCAGTGTTAAACCCCAGAAgcagaaaagaggagaaaatggAGTTCAGAGTGTTTTGGGGCATGAAAATCGGAGAGGGCCCAGGGTCTGATTTGGGTGGGACATGTAATGGAGTTAGTGACTATGACTTGCAAGTAAGTAAGAAATGAATTCTGAACTGAAGATTACGaatcaaagtaaaaaaaaaaaaaaaaaaaacatacaaataGTGCAGATACAttgaaccttttttttttgtaacaaaAGGAAGAGATACATTGAACATTTACTCCtatcatttattatttttatctttctatttttatcacattttctcatttattacatttattattgactttccaaaaaaaaacatattgaaCATGCAAATAGTGCAGATACATTGAacatttatcattttttatttttatctttctctttttatctttttttttttttgaaactatctttctctttttatcacatttatcatatattacatTTATTATTGAACATACAAATAGTGCAGATACATTCAACATTTATCATTTATTACTTTTATCTTTCTCTTTTTATCACATTTATCATTTATTACATttattatctctctcctcttgtCTCACTCTACATGTTTTTTTCAACGTTTGCACTGTGGATGACTGGATTTGGATCCCCTCATGTGTCTATTTCACATGACCATGTCATGTGAAGGATCTCAgcctttaatttattttaaataaaatatggacCACTAATAGATTtatggagagagaaaattaaaattgtgaaTGAAATAATTTTGTCCATCAGATTTCAAAATTAAGGGTTGAGATCCCACATATGACATGGTCATGTGAGATAGCCACATGAGGGGATCCAAATCCGAGGATGACTACAATCATTTTCCAacaaataatgattttttttgtcttggCCAAGGTATCCCCATAGCCAACAGCTGTGAGATTAATCCATCGCCCCACAGCAAGTTAGCTAGCGCACTAAGCAGTAGGGGTCTGGCCAATGAGTTTTTTCCATTCACAAAAAATTAAGACTCGAACCCCCAACAAATAATGATTACCATATTTaggataaaaataataataataacaacaacaacaacaatgacaTCTTTAGAGGAGATAATTAAtaactttttattttgaataaaatcaaaatattatGCTATTATAGTATAGAATACGATAGTTTTTATATTCTTTGAAGAAAATTTTGATTAATAAGCTATAATAAAATGTAACTTTTGAGCTAGGATAGTTTTACTATAAATTTACATTTAGGATAAAATACTTAACCATATATCATGTCAATTTAAACTCaatataactaaaattaattttattaaaatatgttTTACAAACATTTAGGTCATGTCTGATTATTGGTTTTATAAAtatagtttttagtttttaaaacaaaCATGTTTGATAGGAATTGCATTTTAAagacattttttgtttttagtgtctaaaagttaaaattatataaaacaTCTCAAagatgttttctatttttagttttcaaCTCACATCTTTT contains:
- the LOC130726957 gene encoding uncharacterized protein LOC130726957, with translation MVRKKNKMKKEEIAEDWCFECMDGGKLRVCDYRGCLKAYHPDCVGKDDSFLEDNSHWTCRSHFCHRCGKTSKFWCLCCPNAVCRNCTNLGEFAVVKGRKGFCRHCSKLAFLIEENAGVDSDGENVDFKDRETYECLFSEYYEIIKKKEGLNSQHVQSARNFLKNSKNKSDLDLDEIAEVEGDSGESEDGSDFEVSEKTQNCLAAIVSSNLKLVYLKRSLLEELLKQPENFDSKVCGSFVRIKSDPNNNLQKNSHLLVQVKGINRSSQNDENNKEILLQLSHVPKDVPICKISDDDFTEEECQDLYQRMRNGLLKQPTKLELEQKARSLHEDIIKHWIPRELAFLQNRIDWANEKRQRRKLSEYLDKRTELENQQEQARLLRNIPRVIPEDKLDSDGCSSKHNGLGQCPNKRADIAGLPVENDIDPSDLMTQILAIQEQRKQKVDHDVEQAKDQENDLTTLVADGTGKQHGAPDSGATDIRRLTTKLTDAEQERDKLAEKVGILEEEVVSLKTKCSTAEAFATSAAAAFEEKKKEAEILLEKNESAESSLEAKKKEVDNLKSLLLRAAEGAFDNAVNQLRILNPGLNIEGAASNRVAREGQICHVKEGKFIPCPDVHPPE